A window of the Brassica napus cultivar Da-Ae chromosome A2, Da-Ae, whole genome shotgun sequence genome harbors these coding sequences:
- the LOC106364850 gene encoding DNA-directed RNA polymerase III subunit RPC5, with amino-acid sequence MDFEDEDKPKYVSKTRRFAPGRARKSKPEPTPVHSSETDAPSESVSKKKTLMEEEEEEDVVVREIDVFYNPSIGANTELYVLQYPLRPSWRAYEMDERCQEVRVNPSTSEVELDLSMDVNSTNYDSKSASELHMTKQTLTTAWKPPPTLDYAVGVLSGDTLHLNPVHAVPQLRPSMKYLSSKRIQAEAPEESARASKKQNKGVSKDQKPVPEENWVSLKYHGLGSEFHSRYLTKMMASENSIINFNMSRNAYINSLCRGESSRNSRR; translated from the exons ATGGACTTTGAGGACGAAGACAAACCAAAATATGTCTCTAAGACCCGCAGGTTTGCACCTGGTCGTGCCCGAAAGTCCAAACCTGAACCAACTCCAGTACATTCCTCAGAAACTGATGCTCCTTCCGAGTCTGTCAGCAAGAAGAAGACGTtgatggaggaagaagaagaagaagacgttgTTGTTCGTGAAATTGACGTGTTCTACAATCCATCTATTGGTGCCAACACTGAG CTTTATGTTCTACAATACCCTCTAAGACCGTCTTGGCGTGCATATGAAATGGATGAACGTTGCCAAGAA GTTAGAGTGAACCCTTCTACCTCCGAGGTGGAACTTGATTTGTCTATGGATGTTAATTCCACTAACTATGACTCAAAGTCTGCAAGTGAATTACATATGACTAAGCAG ACCTTGACAACAGCATGGAAACCGCCTCCTACATTGGACTATGCTGTTGGGGTTCTTTCAGGTGATACG TTACACTTGAATCCTGTTCATGCTGTTCCTCAGCTCCGACCGTCTATGAAGTATCTTTCATCCAAAAGAATACAAGCAGAAGCTCCTGAAGAATCTGCCAGAGCATCAAAAAAGCAG AACAAGGGAGTATCCAAGGATCAGAAACCAGTACCTGAAGAA AATTGGGTTTCACTCAAGTATCATGGACTTGGATCAGAATTTCACTCTAGATACCTTACCAAAATGATGGCCAGTGAGAACTCTATAATAAACTTCAACATGAGCCG GAACGCTTATATCAACTCATTGTGCCGTGGGGAAAGCAGCAGAAACTCCAGAAG GTGA